A genomic segment from Sander vitreus isolate 19-12246 chromosome 3, sanVit1, whole genome shotgun sequence encodes:
- the hspb12 gene encoding heat shock protein beta-1, with protein sequence MASLTSSSHRSSSSYRSSSRYSTSSSHRSEGSLGGSSDSLDPLFEPFLDSADHSSLFVEESPGGPSCLAPFSRHSRSSYGHTAPVGGTLTGRQSSTGGGVRCLGDGYYMSADVSQFEPHDVVVMAYNHHVVIHAQKVLDDGSISDTFTHKSLFPEDMDPLSVSGTLNPDGTLVVSVRRTTTLGGLEPLGVPTYCSEAHL encoded by the exons ATGGCATCACTGACATCTTCCAGCCACAGATCCTCCTCATCCTACCGCTCATCGTCACGTTACAGCACCTCCAGCTCCCATCGGTCAGAGGGCTCACTGGGTGGGTCATCTGATTCTTTGGATCCCCTTTTTGAGCCGTTTCTTGACTCTGCTGATCATTCCAGTCTGTTTGTAGAAGAGAGCCCTGGAGGACCGAGTTGTTTGGCCCCCTTCAGCAGACACAGCAGATCATCCTATGGACACACTG CTCCTGTAGGCGGCACTTTGACAGGCCGACAGAGCAGCACAGGTGGCGGTGTGCGATGTCTGGGAGACGGCTACTACATGTCAGCTGACGTCAGCCAGTTTGAGCCACATGACGTAGTGGTGATGGCCTACAACCACCATGTTGTTATTCATGCccagaag GTACTAGATGATGGAAGCATCAGTGACACATTCACCCATAAGTCCCTGTTTCCGGAGGATATGGACCCATTGTCGGTCAGTGGGACCCTTAACCCTGATGGTACCCTGGTGGTGAGTGTCCGCCGGACCACGACCCTGGGTGGGCTGGAGCCCCTGGGTGTCCCCACCTACTGCAGTGAAGCTCACCTTTGA
- the fam131ab gene encoding protein FAM131A, with translation MLPKSRRALTIQEIAALARSSLHGISQVVKDHVTKPTAMAQGRVAHLIEWKGWCKPIDTPAALESDFNSYSDLTEGEQEARFAAGVAEQFAIAEAKLRAWSSVDGDESNDDSYDEDFLPSNEPTTQSTDVLSYPPYLKDLIHSQLCQHLGLRGPCCEGGGGGEGGGSGEPSPTVGSPDTLCSSLCSLDEHHPLLRDLGGHRGTHSYSNAAELAAKILSALQGGEELLLARLQRAGQSGRGGGDSGFHSLGGGGRGIRPCGGQDSPCYSRSYSETYLSPGEDDDTPCKDYESTVCQADGSGVEYPPDYDPHRRVSDVASSGVVSLDEEDEEEEERAGEPNNQ, from the exons TACATG GTATTTCACAGGTAGTGAAGGACCATGTGACAAAGCCTACAGCCATGGCTCAGGGCAGAGTGGCCCACTTGATAGAGTGGAAAGGCTGGTGTAAGCCTATAGACACTCCTGCAGCCCTGGAATCCGACTTCAACTCTTATTCTGACCTCActgagggagagcaggaggcaCGCTTCGCTGCAG gTGTGGCAGAGCAGTTTGCCATAGCCGAGGCTAAGTTGAGGGCCTGGTCCTCTGTGGACGGCGACGAATCTAACGATGACTCATATGACGAGGACTTTCTGCCATCCAACGAGCCCACCACACAGAGcacag ATGTGTTATCATATCCGCCATACTTGAAGGACCTGATCCACAGCCAGCTTTGCCAACACCTGGGCCTGCGAGGGCCCTGTTGCGAGGGTGGAGGAGGCGGAGAGGGAGGTGGCAGCGGAGAGCCCTCCCCCACGGTAGGCTCCCCGGACACCTTGTGCTCCAGCCTCTGCAGCCTGGACGAGCACCACCCCCTTCTGCGTGACCTGGGCGGCCACCGTGGCACCCACTCCTACAGCAACGCCGCTGAGCTCGCGGCCAAGATCCTGTCGGCGCTGCAGGGAGGGGAGGAGCTGCTGCTGGCCCGACTTCAGAGAGCAGGGCAGAGCGGGCGCGGTGGGGGGGACAGCGGCTTCCATAGCCTTGGCGGGGGAGGGCGGGGCATCAGGCCCTGTGGGGGTCAGGACTCTCCTTGCTACTCCAGATCTTACTCTGAGACGTACCTGTCACCCGGCGAGGACGACGACACCCCCTGCAAGGACTATGAGAGCACTGTGTGCCAGGCAGACGGCAGCGGTGTGGAGTACCCACCTGACTACGACCCACACAGGAGGGTCTCTGATGTGGCCTCCTCTGGGGTTGTGTCTCTcgatgaggaggatgaagaggaggaggagagggcagGAGAGCCAAACAACCAATGA